DNA from Acidimicrobiia bacterium:
CCGAGCGCGGCCTGCCGAACGAGTTCATCGTCCCCGGCGGATCGCCGGTGGCGGCGGCGCTCGACCTCGCCCGGTCTATCACTCGCCGGGCCGAGCGGCGAGCGGTGACTCATGTCCGTCACTCGGGCATCGAGGACTCATTCGTGGTGCCCTACCTCAACCGGCTCGCCGACTATTTGTATGTACTCGCCCGCTCGGCCGAGGCCGCGTGGATACCCAGCCGAACCGAAGCAGAGGAGAGCGGATGATCGAGATACGAGGCAGCCTCGACGGGGAGGCGTTCGCCGACGCCGTCGTGTTGGGTGTGGGCGCCAACAAGGCACTCGACGATGCGGGGCGCTGGGTCGCGGAACGGATGCCCCGTCTGGATCGGCTTATGGACGAAGCCGAGTTCACCGGCAAGCCCGGGCAGACGCTCTCACTGGCGGGCTCCGGGGACGTTCCCTACAACCGGGTGGTGTTCGTCGGTCTCGGCTCCAAGCCAGACGCCGAGATCATTCGCCGGGCTGCTGGGTGTGGAGCTCGCTCGCTCCCGAAGGCGGTGATGGTGGCCACCACGCTGCACGCGGTTCCGGTCGATCGAGCAGCCGAGGCGACCGGGCTGGGGTTCGTTCTCGGCGCCTACACCTTCACCCGTCACAAGACCGATCCAAAGCCTTCGCTAACCACCTCGTTGGTGCTGCTCGGGGCGGATGACGCGTCCGTGGCGGAGGCACAGTTGGGTCGATCGATCGCCGGGGGAGTCAACCTCGCCCGCGACCTGATCAACACCCCAGCGATGGACAAAGCTCCGGAGGTGCTCGCCCAGGTAGCCCGCGACCTGGCTGCGCGCGTGGGAATGAATGTCCGGGTGCTCGACGAGAGGGAGATCGCCCAAGAGCGCCTCGGGGGGCTGTTGGGTGTCTCGCTCGGGTCGACCAAGCCCCCGCGCCTCGTAGAGCTTCGTTACGAACCCAAGGGTGCCAAGGGTTTCGTGGCGTTCGTCGGCAAGGGAATCGTGTTCGATTCGGGGGGCCTCTCGATCAAGCCCGCCGATGGCATGGAGACCATGAAGACCGACATGTCGGGCGCCGCTGCCGTCTTCGGGGCGATGCAGGTGATCGCCGAGATGGGCCTTCCGGTGAGGGTGCTGGGGATCGCCCCACTCACCGAGAACATGCCGAGCGGATCGGCCGTGAGGCCGGGCGACGTCCTCGAGATCCGCAATGGCAAGACGATCGAGGTGCTCAACACGGATGCCGAGGGGAGGCTCGTTCTCGCCGACGGCCTGTCGCTGGCGGCCGAAGAGAAGCCGGATCTCATCGTCGACATCGCCACCCTCACCGGTTCGTGCAAGGCGGCACTGGGGGAAAAGATCGCCGGGCTGTTCGGGGGCGACGACGCTGCAGCCATCGTGTCAGCCGCAGCGGAGGCGGCGGGCGAGCGCACCTGGCGGCTCCCCCTGCCCGACGACTACCGGAAGCTGATCGACTCGGAGGTCGCCGACATGAAGAACACCGGCGGCAAGTTCGGTGGGGCGATCACCGCGGCCTTGCTGCTCAAGGAGTTCGTGGGCGACGTGCCGTGGGTCCACCTCGACATCGCCGGCCCCGCCCGAGCGTCCGAAGCCGAGCACTACATCCCGAAAGGGGCGACGGGATTCGGCGTCCGCACCATGGTCGAGATCGTGCGACGGATGGCCGGTGGCGGCCCCGGCGAATCCCCTGACGGCGGCTGAAGTAGCCTGATCGCCTAATGGCTCGCCGCACGCTCGTTGCAGCCGTCCTGCTCGACCTAGCCGCGCTGCTGGTTGCGATGGAGATCGCCTCACTCGTCATCTTCGGCGATCCAATCCCGTGGCGGGCGCGGCCACAGTCGGGCACGATGCTCGCTTCGATTGTCGGCGGGGCATTGCTCGGGCTCTTCATCGCCTTCCGTCCGGCGGCCACCGGAGTCCACCGCCCCTCGTACGGGCGTGCCCTGTCGATGTCGTTGATCACGCTCGCGACGGCGTCCGTCGGCCTGGTGTTCTTCCGGGGCTTCTGGT
Protein-coding regions in this window:
- a CDS encoding leucyl aminopeptidase — protein: MIEIRGSLDGEAFADAVVLGVGANKALDDAGRWVAERMPRLDRLMDEAEFTGKPGQTLSLAGSGDVPYNRVVFVGLGSKPDAEIIRRAAGCGARSLPKAVMVATTLHAVPVDRAAEATGLGFVLGAYTFTRHKTDPKPSLTTSLVLLGADDASVAEAQLGRSIAGGVNLARDLINTPAMDKAPEVLAQVARDLAARVGMNVRVLDEREIAQERLGGLLGVSLGSTKPPRLVELRYEPKGAKGFVAFVGKGIVFDSGGLSIKPADGMETMKTDMSGAAAVFGAMQVIAEMGLPVRVLGIAPLTENMPSGSAVRPGDVLEIRNGKTIEVLNTDAEGRLVLADGLSLAAEEKPDLIVDIATLTGSCKAALGEKIAGLFGGDDAAAIVSAAAEAAGERTWRLPLPDDYRKLIDSEVADMKNTGGKFGGAITAALLLKEFVGDVPWVHLDIAGPARASEAEHYIPKGATGFGVRTMVEIVRRMAGGGPGESPDGG